The following proteins are encoded in a genomic region of Desulfosporosinus youngiae DSM 17734:
- a CDS encoding acyl-CoA dehydrogenase family protein, protein MDFQLSNETLMVRDMVRKFAKNQVAPLAEKLDKSHEFPVDTWNKMRELGLTGYPVPEEWGGGGGTYLDFAIIIEELAKACASTAVVTSVHTGLGCMSIYLYGSQYLKDKYLKRLSIGEIIGAYALTEPNAGSDAAALKCKAEDMGDHFLVNGSKIFITNGGHATTYCTFVKTDSTQPKGKGITCLIIEKDTPGFTISKPVEKMGMHADPTCELYFENVKVPKENVLGEINNGFAVAMGLLAGGRITIGAQGLGIAEGALEYTTNYIKERKQFDKPLAANQGVQFMIAEMATKIEAAQMLIYRAAWLKDNKMPHNKEASMAKYFATDVAMEVTTNCVQLMGGYGYCSEYPVERMMRDAKITQIYEGSNQIQRMIIGREVIGRF, encoded by the coding sequence TTGGATTTTCAATTAAGTAACGAAACCTTGATGGTTAGAGATATGGTCAGGAAATTTGCTAAAAATCAAGTGGCACCTTTAGCAGAAAAACTGGATAAAAGCCATGAGTTTCCTGTGGATACCTGGAATAAGATGAGAGAACTTGGCCTGACCGGGTATCCTGTTCCGGAAGAATGGGGCGGTGGAGGCGGCACTTACCTGGACTTTGCGATTATCATTGAGGAGTTGGCAAAAGCCTGTGCCTCGACAGCTGTTGTTACGAGTGTTCATACGGGATTAGGCTGCATGAGTATTTACCTTTATGGCAGTCAGTATTTGAAAGATAAATATCTTAAGAGATTGTCCATTGGTGAGATTATTGGTGCCTATGCCTTGACCGAGCCAAACGCCGGATCTGACGCTGCTGCCCTGAAATGCAAAGCCGAAGATATGGGAGACCATTTCCTGGTGAACGGCAGCAAAATATTTATTACCAACGGCGGACACGCAACTACCTATTGCACCTTTGTTAAGACAGATTCGACTCAGCCTAAAGGGAAAGGGATTACCTGTTTAATCATTGAAAAGGACACCCCTGGGTTCACGATCAGCAAACCTGTCGAAAAAATGGGTATGCACGCCGACCCGACTTGTGAGCTTTATTTTGAAAATGTTAAAGTTCCCAAAGAAAATGTCTTAGGAGAAATAAACAATGGTTTTGCCGTTGCGATGGGGCTGCTGGCTGGCGGTCGGATCACAATTGGTGCTCAGGGGCTGGGAATTGCGGAAGGTGCTTTGGAGTATACCACTAATTACATTAAAGAAAGAAAGCAATTCGATAAACCTTTGGCAGCCAATCAAGGGGTTCAGTTTATGATCGCAGAGATGGCCACCAAGATAGAAGCCGCCCAGATGCTGATTTATAGAGCCGCCTGGCTTAAAGATAACAAAATGCCCCATAACAAAGAAGCCTCAATGGCCAAGTACTTCGCTACGGATGTTGCCATGGAAGTCACGACCAATTGCGTACAGTTGATGGGCGGATATGGTTACTGCTCGGAATACCCAGTTGAACGTATGATGAGAGATGCTAAAATCACCCAAATCTACGAAGGTTCGAATCAAATTCAGCGCATGATCATTGGTCGTGAAGTCATTGGTCGTTTCTAG
- a CDS encoding thiolase family protein, whose protein sequence is MSKVTQKLELTRKTYYKGAKIAAYGERKPDYSTMGRKIGNTYAKQREVVCVEACRTPYGKSLGALVEYDAAQLGALAIKEVIRRTEGKVAPGDVDYVIMGHVVQAGSGQVPSRQATLLAGLPEHVPSITVNKVCSSGVKTIDLGAQMIALGRAEIVIAGGQESMSNIPFALPDMRRGKKMGFLNANCEDLMVKDGLWDAIYNRHMAIHGSEVADEFGYSREEQDEWALHSQLAASEAMAAGKLDDEIFPIAIKKGKEVMEKDEGPRANSTMEGLAKLGPVFDHVSAVTGKPGSVTAGNAPGTNDGGDVCLLMSRAKADELGIKPLFTIVDYAEVSQPTKDIATVPGLSIKKVLEQNNLTLDDIKLIEINEAFAAVALVSARSILGMTKEQMFERVNVNGGAVAYGHPIGASGARIVMTLAYELKRRGGGYGVCGICAGHAQGDAMLIRVDAD, encoded by the coding sequence ATGTCTAAAGTAACTCAGAAGCTTGAACTGACAAGAAAAACCTATTACAAGGGTGCCAAGATTGCCGCTTATGGCGAAAGAAAGCCTGATTACTCAACCATGGGCAGGAAAATCGGCAACACATACGCTAAACAACGGGAGGTCGTTTGCGTAGAGGCCTGCAGAACTCCCTATGGTAAATCTCTTGGCGCGTTAGTAGAGTATGATGCTGCTCAATTAGGAGCTTTAGCTATTAAGGAAGTTATTCGCAGAACGGAAGGGAAAGTAGCTCCTGGCGATGTCGACTATGTCATCATGGGGCACGTAGTACAAGCCGGCAGTGGTCAAGTGCCGAGCCGTCAGGCTACTCTCCTGGCAGGGCTTCCTGAACATGTACCTTCCATTACAGTCAATAAGGTTTGCTCCTCCGGGGTTAAAACGATTGATCTGGGTGCACAGATGATCGCCTTGGGGAGAGCAGAGATCGTGATTGCCGGCGGTCAAGAGAGCATGAGCAATATCCCCTTTGCCCTTCCGGATATGAGACGCGGAAAGAAAATGGGTTTCCTCAATGCCAACTGTGAGGACTTGATGGTGAAAGATGGGCTTTGGGATGCTATCTATAATCGTCATATGGCCATTCATGGGTCTGAAGTCGCGGATGAGTTCGGTTATAGCCGCGAAGAACAGGATGAATGGGCACTACACTCCCAGCTTGCAGCCTCAGAGGCTATGGCTGCGGGGAAACTTGATGATGAAATCTTTCCGATAGCTATTAAAAAAGGCAAAGAAGTCATGGAAAAGGATGAAGGACCGAGGGCTAATTCCACGATGGAAGGTCTGGCCAAGCTTGGTCCGGTATTCGACCATGTTAGTGCTGTCACCGGAAAACCCGGCAGTGTTACCGCCGGTAATGCACCCGGTACCAATGACGGCGGTGATGTTTGTTTACTTATGAGTCGTGCTAAGGCAGATGAACTGGGGATAAAACCTCTTTTCACGATTGTGGACTATGCGGAAGTATCCCAACCTACGAAGGATATTGCGACAGTTCCCGGTCTTTCTATTAAGAAAGTACTGGAACAGAACAATCTGACGTTGGATGATATCAAGCTCATTGAGATTAACGAAGCGTTTGCAGCTGTTGCCCTTGTAAGTGCTCGCAGCATTCTAGGTATGACTAAAGAGCAGATGTTTGAAAGGGTCAATGTCAATGGCGGCGCTGTTGCTTATGGTCATCCCATCGGGGCAAGCGGAGCGAGAATTGTGATGACTCTGGCGTATGAATTAAAACGCCGTGGCGGCGGTTATGGTGTCTGCGGAATTTGTGCCGGCCATGCTCAGGGCGATGCGATGCTTATTCGTGTCGATGCCGACTAA
- a CDS encoding methyl-accepting chemotaxis protein: MIEDYIQIVDVIYDTDFGKTSVFLFDLEKFIYIRMGSIIVLPLKAGDILAPTTTSYQCLQTGEKVQRHVGAESLGVAYTGVAYPIRENGVIIGGIATTGSNEREYALEKLPDLAKELSDSLEQVSAAIENIAASAQSLADGGQALTVQAQEVNEKALQMEEVVEYINSVASDTKVLGLNASIEASRAGDVGRGFAVVASEIRAMAISSATSAKDIRKIIGGIQGLVGNMTAELEKVGGNTQEVSAAVEEIGATVESLSDSAKALSDLASNL, translated from the coding sequence GTGATCGAGGACTACATTCAAATAGTTGATGTGATTTATGACACTGACTTTGGGAAAACATCCGTTTTCTTATTTGATCTTGAGAAATTTATTTATATTAGAATGGGTTCAATAATAGTTCTCCCTCTTAAAGCCGGTGACATATTAGCCCCCACGACTACGTCGTATCAATGTCTTCAAACAGGTGAAAAGGTTCAAAGACATGTTGGGGCGGAATCCTTAGGTGTAGCTTATACTGGAGTAGCCTATCCAATTCGGGAAAATGGTGTCATCATCGGTGGAATCGCCACTACAGGTTCAAACGAGAGAGAATATGCACTGGAAAAATTACCAGACTTGGCCAAGGAACTTTCAGATTCTTTGGAGCAAGTTTCCGCTGCTATTGAAAATATTGCAGCTTCGGCTCAATCCCTTGCAGATGGTGGTCAAGCCCTCACAGTACAGGCTCAAGAAGTGAATGAAAAAGCACTGCAAATGGAGGAAGTTGTCGAATACATAAATTCTGTAGCTAGTGATACAAAGGTTCTGGGACTTAATGCCTCAATTGAAGCTTCCCGGGCTGGTGATGTAGGAAGAGGCTTCGCCGTGGTAGCCTCAGAAATTCGGGCGATGGCTATTTCTAGTGCTACTTCCGCAAAGGATATTCGCAAAATTATCGGTGGCATTCAAGGGCTTGTCGGCAATATGACCGCGGAGTTGGAAAAAGTGGGGGGGAACACACAAGAGGTTTCGGCAGCCGTTGAGGAAATTGGAGCGACGGTTGAATCACTTTCGGATTCTGCAAAGGCATTGTCAGATTTAGCCAGCAACCTTTAG
- a CDS encoding chemotaxis protein CheW, which produces MDEMKQFIQFKMGLNDYAVEMSCVREIIKPVKVIDLLGAPEFVQGIAKVREGVVTIIDLRKKFLIKPTDEGEPRIMIFESDKETEKVGLWVDDVVEILEVEGNSLERIPDIVHQGTIKEIIKTEDNIIPVIDVEQLFSNEVLTWLGSSDPELIDKAKTVQGS; this is translated from the coding sequence ATGGACGAAATGAAGCAATTTATTCAGTTTAAAATGGGGTTGAACGATTATGCTGTGGAAATGAGTTGTGTTCGCGAAATTATCAAGCCTGTAAAAGTCATAGACCTTTTAGGTGCACCTGAATTTGTACAGGGAATTGCTAAAGTTCGTGAAGGAGTTGTCACCATAATTGATTTAAGAAAAAAGTTTTTAATTAAACCCACAGATGAAGGTGAACCAAGAATCATGATTTTCGAGTCGGATAAAGAGACAGAAAAAGTGGGTTTGTGGGTAGATGATGTCGTTGAAATTCTGGAAGTTGAAGGCAACTCCCTGGAAAGAATCCCGGATATCGTACATCAAGGTACAATCAAAGAAATCATCAAAACAGAGGATAACATCATTCCGGTAATAGATGTGGAACAGCTCTTTTCAAACGAAGTTTTAACCTGGCTGGGCTCTTCTGACCCTGAATTGATAGATAAAGCAAAGACGGTCCAAGGAAGTTAA
- a CDS encoding cytochrome c3 family protein, whose amino-acid sequence MYKPAQWRFQFWKVLSILMLLLLSVAIFATEAKAQETCLQCHGDVGQKIERSEHSFLSCTSCHTDIKGYPHPKGASLDKKESVATCSNCHKGQIADSYGSSFHGKAVHLGSEKSATCADCHGAHDILGSDYPNSKVAKANVPQTCAACHEQASPGFAEGSEHFKFAPSGPGAPMYYTAKFFTWLTLIVITALVIHIELQLYHNLRTILRERKRGE is encoded by the coding sequence ATGTACAAACCCGCACAATGGCGGTTTCAGTTTTGGAAGGTATTGAGCATTTTAATGCTATTGCTCTTGTCCGTGGCTATCTTTGCAACTGAAGCAAAAGCTCAGGAAACTTGTCTCCAATGCCATGGTGATGTCGGTCAAAAAATTGAGCGTTCCGAGCACAGCTTTCTAAGCTGCACAAGCTGCCATACAGACATAAAAGGGTATCCACATCCTAAGGGGGCCTCCCTGGACAAAAAAGAGAGCGTTGCAACCTGTTCGAATTGCCACAAAGGTCAGATAGCCGATAGTTATGGATCGAGTTTTCATGGTAAAGCAGTTCACCTTGGCAGCGAAAAGTCAGCAACTTGCGCAGACTGCCACGGTGCTCACGACATTTTGGGATCGGATTACCCCAATTCCAAAGTCGCTAAAGCCAATGTCCCCCAAACCTGCGCCGCCTGTCACGAGCAGGCCTCACCTGGCTTTGCCGAGGGGTCTGAGCATTTCAAGTTTGCACCTTCCGGTCCGGGCGCACCTATGTACTATACCGCCAAGTTTTTTACCTGGCTAACCCTTATCGTGATTACTGCCTTGGTAATCCATATCGAACTGCAACTATACCATAACCTGCGTACAATTCTCAGAGAACGGAAAAGGGGGGAGTAA
- a CDS encoding formate dehydrogenase subunit gamma, whose product MAKEQVFQRFDLHQRIQHIMMFTSFIVLTITGLPIKFEQSGISQRVVSLFGGFDTMFAVHLAAAAVMLLASAYHLIYLVIDPLVNKKLSLAILPNGKDFVDVVQDIQYLLGLRKDPPKFDRYSYKEKFDYWAVFWGMAIMGGSGLMMWFPQFFTQYMPRWIIDSSRYAHTDEAILAISAIFIWHFFNSHFSPRFFPMNHVWYKGTITREEMKEDHPLELERHDRKNETYVEDTNKGE is encoded by the coding sequence GTGGCGAAAGAGCAAGTTTTTCAACGTTTTGATCTCCACCAACGTATTCAACATATCATGATGTTTACCAGCTTTATCGTTCTGACAATCACAGGATTACCTATCAAGTTTGAGCAAAGTGGTATATCCCAAAGGGTTGTCTCGTTGTTTGGTGGTTTTGATACCATGTTTGCCGTTCATCTGGCGGCAGCGGCAGTCATGCTGTTAGCTTCCGCTTATCACTTAATCTACCTGGTAATTGATCCCTTAGTAAACAAAAAACTATCTCTGGCAATCTTGCCAAATGGAAAAGACTTTGTTGATGTCGTTCAAGACATACAATATTTATTGGGACTGAGAAAAGATCCCCCCAAATTTGATCGTTATTCCTATAAAGAAAAATTCGACTACTGGGCCGTATTCTGGGGTATGGCCATCATGGGCGGATCCGGCTTAATGATGTGGTTTCCTCAGTTTTTCACCCAGTATATGCCTCGCTGGATCATTGACTCATCCAGATATGCCCACACTGACGAAGCCATCTTAGCCATCAGCGCAATTTTCATTTGGCACTTTTTCAACTCCCACTTCAGCCCTCGGTTCTTTCCAATGAATCACGTTTGGTACAAAGGTACCATCACCCGGGAAGAAATGAAAGAAGATCATCCCTTAGAGTTAGAACGACACGATCGTAAAAACGAAACATACGTCGAGGACACAAACAAAGGAGAATAA
- a CDS encoding ferritin-like domain-containing protein produces MSGANYEIHKREGYSDPSPYPEIKVQGPNLHYAELLMDDYAGIVSEFTAINQYLYHYFFFKDYDKKLGELLENISISEMLHMEILAELIKKLGGKPVIRGSYSTSGNFWVGSYIYYGSNLCEQLRADINAEYKAIEEYQKHIHSIADPYIKAILHRIILDEKVHIHLFNQALAQFCTVFPK; encoded by the coding sequence ATGAGCGGAGCCAATTATGAAATTCATAAAAGAGAGGGGTATTCTGATCCCTCTCCCTATCCTGAAATCAAAGTTCAAGGGCCCAACCTTCACTATGCCGAATTGTTAATGGACGATTATGCCGGTATTGTCAGTGAATTTACGGCCATCAATCAATACCTTTATCATTATTTTTTCTTTAAAGATTATGATAAAAAACTAGGAGAACTTCTTGAGAACATCTCCATTTCAGAAATGCTGCATATGGAAATTTTAGCGGAACTCATTAAGAAGCTTGGCGGGAAGCCAGTCATTCGAGGCTCATACAGTACCTCGGGGAACTTTTGGGTAGGCAGTTATATTTATTACGGCAGCAATCTTTGCGAACAGCTGAGAGCTGATATTAACGCTGAATATAAAGCGATAGAAGAATATCAAAAACATATCCATTCTATCGCCGATCCTTATATCAAAGCTATACTCCATCGCATTATTCTGGATGAAAAGGTCCATATTCACCTCTTTAACCAGGCTCTGGCTCAATTCTGTACAGTATTTCCAAAGTAA
- a CDS encoding VanW family protein → MNEDAGSSEQSRTLNKPQRRKILLIILGAILTLFGVLTLSLVLYTWDRGTIAKGVVLEISLEQLSIEEAEFKLEQLSNSIHKRPIHLVSGEKSYQLSSQELGLTYTYDEPLQKACLIGREGNLIDKAVSKYKASWGITFEPDYHWDDPALVETLTKHLSTLNIPAEDAHFSVNSDNYLEIVPEKPGKQVDIESLAESIKKQFPNDVQEIQIPFKEITPTLTEKDLENVKLSDLLSDYTTYFDPNQKERTFNIMLAAKAIDATVLKPGDVFSFNRTVGPRTALAGYQEAMIIEGNTFVPGLGGGVCQVSSTLYNAVRLVSSSLSVIERWRHSLPVTYVPSGQDATVAYPTLDFKFRNDTGGFLLIRSLVKGNSLSFSIYKSNP, encoded by the coding sequence GTGAACGAGGATGCCGGCTCTTCAGAACAATCCAGAACCCTAAATAAGCCGCAACGGCGTAAAATCTTATTAATCATTCTTGGTGCAATATTGACGCTTTTTGGAGTTCTTACCCTTTCACTGGTTCTATATACTTGGGACAGAGGGACGATCGCCAAAGGCGTCGTATTGGAAATTTCCTTAGAACAGCTCTCTATTGAAGAAGCTGAATTCAAACTGGAACAATTGAGCAATAGCATACATAAACGTCCTATTCATCTCGTCTCGGGCGAGAAAAGTTATCAACTAAGCTCGCAGGAACTTGGTCTCACCTATACCTATGATGAACCGCTTCAGAAAGCCTGTCTCATCGGGCGGGAGGGAAACCTCATTGACAAGGCGGTCAGCAAGTATAAAGCAAGCTGGGGAATCACCTTTGAACCTGACTATCATTGGGATGATCCCGCCCTTGTAGAAACTCTGACCAAACATCTCTCAACCTTGAATATTCCTGCAGAGGACGCTCACTTTTCCGTTAACTCAGATAACTACTTAGAAATTGTCCCGGAAAAACCCGGAAAACAAGTAGATATTGAGTCCCTAGCAGAAAGTATAAAGAAGCAGTTTCCCAATGATGTCCAAGAGATCCAGATTCCGTTTAAAGAAATCACGCCAACTCTTACGGAAAAAGACCTTGAGAATGTGAAGCTGAGCGACCTCTTGAGCGACTACACTACCTACTTTGATCCGAATCAGAAAGAACGAACTTTCAACATTATGCTCGCAGCCAAAGCCATCGACGCAACAGTGTTAAAACCGGGAGATGTGTTCTCTTTTAACCGTACTGTAGGCCCCAGAACTGCTCTGGCAGGGTATCAGGAGGCTATGATTATTGAAGGAAATACCTTCGTACCCGGTCTGGGGGGAGGAGTCTGTCAAGTTTCCAGCACCCTTTATAATGCCGTACGATTAGTATCCTCATCTCTAAGTGTAATCGAACGTTGGCGCCATAGCTTACCCGTTACTTATGTCCCATCCGGTCAGGATGCAACCGTGGCCTATCCTACGTTAGATTTTAAGTTTAGAAATGATACCGGAGGCTTTCTACTTATCCGCAGCCTCGTTAAGGGCAATAGCCTGAGCTTTAGTATCTATAAAAGCAATCCATAG
- a CDS encoding FadR/GntR family transcriptional regulator, translated as MQFEKITKPHRTYQEVLKQINNLIIDGKLCPGDRLMGEREMAVELGVSRTTLREALRTMEFLGWVEIKPGDGTFIRDAQLNEVISPLALALSAESTRMEELWETRITLEVECAGLAALRASEKDLEQISRAICEMESQLKNLDAYAKADMQFHFLVTHASQNSMMSRLLQTFVVHIVELIKKAGPLRFSHDIGGLRTIQEHISIYDAIATHDAEQARTLMRRHLEDSRNEGTEGFRPANEGKLF; from the coding sequence ATGCAGTTTGAGAAAATTACGAAACCTCATCGAACCTATCAAGAGGTTTTAAAACAGATTAATAACTTGATTATCGATGGAAAGCTTTGCCCCGGTGATCGATTAATGGGTGAACGAGAGATGGCGGTTGAGTTGGGGGTTAGCAGAACAACCTTACGTGAGGCCTTAAGAACTATGGAGTTCTTAGGATGGGTTGAAATTAAGCCCGGAGACGGTACATTCATACGTGATGCTCAATTAAATGAGGTCATCAGCCCTTTAGCTTTAGCCCTATCCGCCGAGTCCACGCGCATGGAAGAACTTTGGGAAACTCGGATTACCCTTGAGGTCGAGTGTGCAGGCTTAGCGGCCTTACGGGCCTCTGAGAAAGACTTGGAGCAAATCTCCCGGGCCATTTGTGAAATGGAATCTCAATTAAAGAATCTGGATGCTTATGCTAAAGCAGATATGCAGTTTCACTTTCTAGTGACTCATGCTTCTCAGAACTCAATGATGAGCCGCCTGCTGCAAACCTTCGTCGTTCATATCGTAGAACTCATCAAGAAAGCCGGTCCGCTCCGCTTTAGTCACGATATCGGAGGTCTGCGCACAATCCAGGAGCATATCTCCATCTACGATGCTATAGCAACCCATGACGCAGAACAAGCAAGAACTCTAATGAGGAGACACCTCGAAGACTCGAGAAACGAGGGCACCGAGGGGTTCAGACCCGCGAACGAGGGGAAACTGTTCTGA
- a CDS encoding LUD domain-containing protein, translated as MSSTNSSSNMGKTKAERILKGIASRRDALLKEYPNLASQVQGIKSTIANNLKESVEKAVASLKGKGCHVIFAKDAAQAQEQILKILAGNQHVALSKNPVFTEIALRDFLASNKVEVLDTDLGERVAGRSVDVHPWIASINTTIPNKEWVAQVKDEIKHQVAHMQYGITGTEAIVEQNGTIVLLESEGNVRFTSNLPYNHIVVAGIDKIVPSLEDALAVCRAISVYGLGKDMLRYISFISGPSRTADIEFRMVQGMHGPKEVYVILLDNGRLAAAENRQWDLLKCLHCGGCLVNCPNYLAEGLERGYYYTGKRAKVLAAFLEGSKQADVADCGECSLCNKNCPTGITV; from the coding sequence ATGAGCAGCACGAATAGTTCAAGTAATATGGGCAAAACAAAAGCTGAAAGGATTTTAAAGGGAATTGCTTCTCGCCGGGACGCACTTCTTAAGGAGTATCCAAATTTAGCAAGCCAAGTGCAGGGTATCAAAAGCACAATAGCGAATAATCTCAAGGAGTCCGTCGAAAAGGCGGTTGCTTCCTTAAAAGGTAAAGGGTGTCATGTGATTTTCGCTAAGGATGCGGCCCAGGCTCAAGAGCAAATTCTGAAAATCTTAGCGGGCAATCAGCATGTAGCCCTCAGTAAAAACCCTGTTTTTACCGAGATAGCGCTGCGGGATTTTCTGGCATCTAATAAGGTAGAGGTTTTAGATACGGATCTGGGGGAACGAGTTGCCGGACGGTCGGTTGATGTGCATCCTTGGATTGCCAGCATCAATACCACAATTCCAAATAAAGAATGGGTCGCTCAGGTCAAGGATGAGATTAAGCACCAGGTGGCTCACATGCAGTATGGTATTACAGGGACAGAGGCTATCGTTGAACAAAATGGAACCATTGTCTTGTTAGAAAGTGAGGGCAATGTACGGTTCACTTCGAATCTGCCCTATAACCATATTGTGGTGGCAGGAATCGATAAAATTGTTCCCTCTCTGGAAGATGCTTTAGCTGTTTGCCGGGCGATCAGTGTGTATGGGTTAGGAAAAGACATGCTTAGATATATTTCCTTTATTAGTGGTCCAAGCAGAACGGCTGATATCGAGTTTAGAATGGTCCAAGGGATGCATGGCCCTAAAGAGGTATATGTGATTTTGCTTGATAATGGACGTTTGGCAGCGGCTGAAAATCGGCAGTGGGATTTGCTTAAATGCCTGCACTGCGGAGGATGCCTCGTTAATTGCCCGAATTATTTGGCTGAAGGATTAGAGCGGGGCTATTATTACACCGGAAAACGGGCCAAGGTTTTAGCTGCTTTTTTAGAGGGATCTAAACAAGCCGATGTTGCGGATTGTGGGGAATGCTCATTATGTAATAAAAACTGCCCCACGGGTATTACAGTTTAG